Genomic DNA from Candidatus Sphingomonas phytovorans:
ATCGGCGGAATCGCCGGTGCTGGCATCGGCGCGTATATGGACAAGCAGGAGCATGACCTGCGCACGCGCACCGCGGGAACCGACGTGCAGGTCATCCGCCAGGGCGACGACCTGATCCTCAACATCCCGTCGGGAATCAACTTCGCCCATAACAGCGCGATGGTGGCGCCCCAGTTCCGGCGGACGCTCGACCAGGTCGGCCAGGTGCTCGGCCAGTATGACCGCACCTATGTCGACATCTACGGCCATACCGATTCGACCGGCAGCGAATCCTATAATCAGGACCTGTCCGAACGCCGGGCTGAATCGGTGGCCGACTATCTCACGACACGCGGCGTGCGATCAGCGCGAATCGGCATTCGCGGCTTTGGCGAAATGCAGCCGATCGCCTCGAACGAGACCGAGCAGGGCCGCGCCGCGAATCGCCGGGTCGAGATCAAGATCGTGCCGATCCCCGAAAGCGACCTGCGCTGACCGGAAAGCCTCTCCCGCCGGGGAGAGGCCGGCTCAACGCCGCGCCGCGAAGAAATCCCTGAGCAGCGCGGCTGATTCGCCCTCCCCGATCCCGGGATATATTTCGGGGCGGTGATGCACGGTCGGCTGGGCGAAGAGCCGCGGACCATGCTCGACCGCGCCGCCCTTCGGGTCGCTGGCGCCGTAATAGAGCCGCGCGATCCGGGCATGGGCGATAGCACCTGCGCACATCGCGCAGGGCTCGAGCGTCACCCACAGGTCGCAGTCGGACAGCCGCTCGCCGCCGATCGCCTCGGCGGCGGCGCGAATCGCCAGCATCTCGGCATGGGCGGTCGGATCGTGCAGGGCGCGCGGCGCGTTCGCCGCGACCGCCAGGATCCTGCCGTCGAGCACCACGGCCGCGCCGACGGGCACTTCGCCCTCGGCGGCTGCCTTGGCGGCGGCATCGAGCGCCGCACGCATCGGGACTGGAATGGGGAACATCCCCCCTCTTGCCCCAGCATCGCCGCCCGGACCAGCCCGGGCGGCGGCGCAGGGCTGCGCCATGAAGTTATTGGGCGCTGTTGGCCGCGACGTCGCCGGGCTTGTTCATTTTCACCGTCGGCACGGTGATGGTCTTCTCCGTGGTGGTGACGGTAGGCACTTCGATCGTCTTGTTGGTGGTGCCGACGCTCACCGTCGCGAGATTCGCGTCGACCGACGGCGCGGCGCCGCCATTGACGCTGACGGTCGGCAATGAGCCGGGAGTTGTCTTGAGCGTCAACAGGCCGAGCGAGAGCAGGATGGCAACCACGACGGCGGCGATTCCGACCAGGGCTAGCAGTGCGCGCATGGGCATTCTCCAATCGAGGTAATCGAATCGTTAGCGTAATAACGCCGCGCCACCGCACTAGGTTGCATGGGGAAAGGCTGAATCGGTTGACGCCCTGTCCCGTTACGGCTATCCGCGCCGCCTTTACGGGACCAGCCAGCACGGTCTGGCCGAAACTCAGGATACGACACATGTCGCGCATTTGCGAGCTGACCGGCAAGGGCCGGCTGGTGGGAAACAACGTCTCCCACGCCAACAACAAGACCAAGCGTACCTTTCTGCCGAATCTGCAGAACGTCACGCTGATGTCGGAAGCCCTGGGCACCAGCGTCAAGCTGCGCGTCTCCACGCACGGCCTGCGTTCGGTCGAGCATGTCGGCGGCCTGGACAACTGGCTGGTGAAGACCTCGGACGACAAGCTGTCGCTCCGCGCACGCCGCCTGAAGCGCGACGTCCGCAAGAAGCTCGGCACCGTCGCGGTGGCCGCCTAACCTTTTCGATTACAATCGAAAAACGCCGGCCTGCTTCCCTCCGGGGAAGCGGGCCTGTCGCGTTTGCGCCTTCGCTCAGCGCGATTCGGGTTCAAGCCTGAACTTGAGCAGCAGGCTGCGCTGCAGGAACAGCTGATTGTCGTCCGACACGATCCAGACGATCGTCGCCTTGCCCTCGCGCGTCACCACCAATCCTTCGAAATTGTCGTGGATCAGCGGGCTCGCCAGCGTCGCGATCTCCCGCCCGCGGACCACCGCGCCCGGCCGAATCGCCGCTTGATCGATCACCGTCAGCTTTGTCGAAAAGGTGAACGGCAGCGCGAATCGCCGGTTGAGGATCAGCAGCCTGCCATCGGGCAGCACGGCCATGTCGCTCGGATCATAGCGATTCGGCGGCACATAGCTGAAGCGGAACCCGGTATCGGGTCGCAAGGTGGGATCGCCCGAAAAACGAATCGCCGCCCTGCCCTTGTGCCCCGGCCAGGGTTGCCGCTCCCCGATCACGATGAATCCGCCATCGGGCAGGCGCGCCATCGCTTCCGCCCCGGTATTCGCTGGCCAGCCGGCCATGGCCCGCGGCGCGGCATGCGCCTCGCTTCGTCGAAGGTCCCGCGAAAATCGCCAGATTTCGTTCGCCCGCTCGAAGCCGACCCAGACCTGGCCGGTCTTCGGATCCACCGTCATCGATTCGCTGTCGCGGTCCTGCTTCGACCAGCCAGTGCCCGGCCCGGCGGGAAGCTCGGCGAAGCTGCGGTCGCTCAGCCGCCCGCGCGAATCCATCCGGAAGCGCACGATGCTGCCCCCGTCGCTCAACAGGGTGAAACGGTCGCCCGTGACGGCCATCGCAGAGAATCCACCAAAGGCCGGATCAGGGCTGGTGAGTTCCACGCCACCGAGCCAGGTCAGTTGCCCGACCCGTTTCAGGCCGGGATTGGCGTCGTCCAGCCCGACCCGCCTCGCCTCGAACCGGGGGACTGGCCCGAGTAGCGGCAGCCTCTTCTCCCCCATCCATGGCGGTATCAGGAAGAGTAGTAGCAGGACTGACTGGAGGATGCGCATCCCCATCGCCCTGATCGACCTGCACCGCTCGCGCAACCGGCATCCGCTTCATGAACATTGCCTAACGACTCCATTCAGGACGGGCTCAAGCCGGGGCCGACATAAGAGGCCCAACGACACGGCATCCAGAGGAGACACGCCATGCTCAAGAAGCTTTCTCTCGCCGGTGCGGCGATCGCCATGACCGCCACCGTGCTGATCCCCGCGACGCCGGCCGCCGCGCAGCGCTACGAGCGCGAGTATCGCGGCGACGGTTATGATCGCGGGTACGACCGCGGTTATCGCGACGACCGTGGTTATGATGATCGCGGCTATGACGATCGCCGGGGCTATCGCGGCTATGACCGCAACCGTCGCAACCGTTGCAACAATGACGGCGGCACCGTGATCGGCGCGATCGCTGGCGGCCTGCTCGGCAACACGGTTGCCGGCCGCGGCGATCGCCTGCTGGGCACCGTGCTCGGCGCCGGTGCCGGCGCACTGGCTGGTCGCGCGATCGCCCGGTCGGACGATCCGCGTTATTGCCGCCGCTAACGAAATCCCTCGCGTGGTGTAACGAGGGCGAGGGCCGGTGCCGCGAGGCGCCGGCCCTCATCCTTTCTGGGGCTCTCCCCGGTCGGGGACAGGACATTCCAACGGCGCGTCGGCGGCAAAGCCGCCGTCGGTCGGGTGGGCAGGCCCACCCGCCGGCCGTACCGATTGCTGCGCTTCGCGCATCGGCGGCACGTGGTGCCGCCTGCAATCGTCAGTACATATGCTGCCCGCCATTGATCGACAGCGTCGATCCGGTCACGAACCCGCCCTCTTCCGAACACAGGAACGCGACGCCCCGTGCGATCTCATGCGCCTGGCCGAGGCGACCGACCGGGATCTTCGCCACGATCTTCTCCAGCACGTCGGCCGGCACCGCAGCGACCATGTCGGTGTCGATATAGCCGGGCGCGATCGCGTTGACCGTCACCCCGGCCCGCGCGCCTTCCTGCGCCAGCGCCTTGGTGAAGCCGTGGATGCCCGATTTGGCGGCGGCATAATTGACCTGGCCATATTGGCCCGCCTGTCCGTTGATCGACCCGATATTGACGATCCGCCCCCATTTGCGCTCCCGCATGCCGGGGAACACCGCCTTGGCCATGTTGAAGCAACCGCCGAGATTGGTGTCCATGACCTCCTTCCACATCTGGTAGGTCATCTTCAGGATCGTGCCGTCACGCGTGATGCCGGCATTATTGACCACCACATCGACCGGGCCGAGTTCGGCAGCGACCCTGGCGCAGCCTTCCTGGCAGGCATCATAGTCGCCCACGTCCCATTTGTACGCGGCGATACCGGTACGCTCGGTGAACTCCCGGGCACGCTCGTCATTGCCGGCATAATTGGCGGCGACGGTCATTCCCAGATCCTTGAGCGCAAGACTGATCGCCTCACCGATTCCGCGGGTGCCGCCAGTGACGATCGCTACGCGTGCCATATACTTCTCTCCCGTTAGCCGTTGGGCAAGGCTAGGCGGGCAGGTTCCAGCCTTCAAGCTCCCGTTGCAGCAGAATGCGCAACATTTTCACCCCGACGTCGCTGTCGTTGAGGCAGGGTAGATAGGCGAAGTCGGTCCCGCCGGCCGCCACGAAGCTTTCGCGCCCGCGAATATCGAGCTCCTCGAGTGTCTCCAGGCAATCGGCGGAGAAGCCGGGCGAGACGATCGCCACCTTCTTCACGCCCTTGCCCGGCAATGCCTCCAGCGTCCTGTCGGTCGCCGGCTCAAGCCATTTCGCCCGGCCGAAGCGCGACTGGAAGGCGACGATCAGTTCCCGGCCCAGCGCCTCGCCGAGCAGCCTGGCCGTCTTGCGGCACTGGCAATGATAGGGATCGCCCAGTTCCAATGTACGCTGCGGCATACCGTGGAAGCTCGCGACGATCGCCTCCGGCGCGAAATCCAGCGCGGCGAGCGATGCCTCGACCGAGTCCTTCAGCGCGGCGATATAGGCCGGATCGTCATGATACGGCGGCAGGGTCCGGATCGCTGGCTGCCAGCGCATGTCCGCCAGCGCCGCAAAGGCCCTGTCGTTGGCGGTCGCCGTCGTCGCCGCGCAATATTGCGGATAGAGCGGCGCGATCAGGATTCGATCGCACCCGGCCTCCTTCAGCGCCGCGAGCCGGCCGGCGATCGCCGGATTGCCGTATCGCATCGCCCAGTCGACCATCACGCCCGGCCCGAACGCGCCCCGCAGCGCCGTGGCCTGGGCCCGGGTGATCGCCGCCAGCGGTGAACCGTCCTCGCGCCAGACCTGCGCATAGGCATGCGCCGATTTTTTCGGCCGCGTGTTCAGGATGATACCGCGCAATATCGGTTGCCACAGGATCGGTGGTATCTCCACCACGCGCCGGTCGGACAGGAATTCGGCGAGATAGCGTTTGACCGCCCCGGCATCGGCCGCGTCGGGCGTACCGAGGTTGACCAGCAGCACGCCGATCCTGCGTGGCGGGATGGCCGGATGGCCGGCGGGCGAAGTCATGCCTCGCCGGGGGTCAGCGGAAGGGAACGCATGCGGAAGCCCGTAGAGGCCTGGAGCGCATTGGCAATGGCCGGCGCGATCGGGGGCACGCCCAGTTCGCCGACGCCGCCGGGATCGGCCTCGCTGCGGATCATCTCGACCGTGATGTCGGGCGTATCGGCCAGGCGCGGCAGGGCGATGTCGCCGAAAGTGCGCGCATCGGCGACATTCTCGGTGAAGGTCGTCGCGCCGCCCAGCGCCGCCGCCATGCCGAAGATCAGCCCGCCCTCGATCTGCTGGCGCACCACGTCCGGATTGATCTGCCGCCCGCAATCGACCGCGGCGACGATCCGGTCGACCACCGGCACCTGACCCTCGTCGATATGCGCCTCGGCCAGCACCGCGATATGGCTGCCGCGAAAGCTGTGGCAGGCAATGCCCTGGCCGCTGCCCGGGATACCGCCTTCCCAGCCGCCCAGTGACGCGGCGGTCGACAGGCAGCGTGCCAGCCTTGCATCGCCGCCCAGCATGCCGATGCGGAACGACAGGGGTTCAGTGCCGGCGACATGCGCCAGTTCGTCGAGAAAGCATTCAGTGAAGAAGGAAGTGTAGCTGTGTGCGCCCGACCGCCAATGACCGGTCGGCACGCCGATCTCGGCCGGATGATGGTCGATCGCATAGGCCGGGATACGGTAGATCGGCTTGGCGCCAGCGACCGCATAGGCATCGCCCACCGCCGGGAGGGCAAGCGCCGCGCGCGCCGCCTTGTCGCCCCCCATCAGCCGCCCGGCAAGCTCGCGCCCCGTGGTCGGCGCGGCGATCTTGGCGAGCCAGCCGAGGATCTGCCCGTTGGGCCCGAGCCGCGCCGACATCCGCGCCGCGGCGGGCGGGCGGTAGCGGTCGTGCATCATGTCCTCGCTGCGCGACCAGACGAGCTGGACCGGGCGCTTCAGCTTCTCCGCGAGGATCGCTGCCTGCTCAGCGGCGAGATGTTCGAGATTGGCGCCGAACGATCCGCCGATCAGCATCGGATAGACCACGACATTGTCCTCCGACAGGCCGAGCACCGCCGCCGCCGCCGCACGGGCGAGGCCCGGCGCCTGGGTCGGCAGCCAGAGCTGAAGCCTGCCGTCGGCATAGTGCGCGGTCGCCGTCATCGTCTCGACCGCCGCGTGAACCGCGAGACCGGCGCTATATTCGGCGGTGACCAGCCGGGCCCCCTTGAACGCTGCCGAGAGATCGCCCTCGGCCGCCATGCGCTCGCCCGGCCCGTCGAGCGCGGCGGTCAGCGCGTCGTCGATGCTGCTCGAGCTGATGATCGCGCCGCGCGTCTGAAAGCGTGGCCGCATCGCCGCGAGCGCCTGGTTGGCCGCCCACCAGTTGCTGCCGATCGCGGCAACCCAATTGTCGTTGGTCGCGACCGACAGCACGCCGCGGATTCGCCCGGCGGCGGCGCGATCGACGCTGATCAGCTTCGTGTCGCCGACCGGCCCCTGGCGGATCGCGGCGAAGACCATGTCGGGCAGGCGGACATCCCCCGCGAAATTGGCCGAACCATCGACCTTGGACGGCACGTCGAGCCGGGGCAGCGACTGGCCGAGCAGGCGATTTGCCTCGCCGCTGCGCAACGGCAACGGATTGGGCAGCGTTCCGCCTGCCGCCTCGGCCGCGATCTCCCCGAAGCGTATCCGGTCTGTACCATGGATGACGAAACCGCCGGTCGTGCCGCAGGCCTGCCAGTCGACCTTCCAGCGCTTCGCCGCCGCCTTGCACAACAGCACCCGCGCGGCCGCGCCCGCGTCGCGCAGATCGTCCTCGAACGCGCGCACCGAGGTCGATCCGCCGGTCAGCACCAGCGCGGTGCGCGACGCATGGCCCGAACGAAGCGGCGCCGGCAAGGCATCGAACACGCCTTCGAACAGCACGTCAGCCGCCATCGGATTGGCGTAGAGCGGGTTGAGCGGCGCCGGCTGAACCGCGACGGTGCGCCAGTCGGCGCCGAGTTCGTCGGCGAGGATCTGCGGCAGGGTGGTATAGACGCCCTGGCCATGCTCGGCCTGCGCCACCGCCACCGTGACATGCCCGTCCAGGCCGATCTTGAGCCACGCGCCGAAGACCGTCTCGCCCTTCGCCGCCGTCAGGTTGGGTGCATAGCTGCGCGGCCAGACGCCCCAGGCGACGAACAGGCCGACCCCCACGCCACCGCCGATCAGCAGCGACCGCCGGTTGATGTTCGGAAGTGCGTCACTGACCGCCATCATGCTGCTCTATCGTGGTGGAGAAGGCGGTGGAAGGGTGACGCCAAATACTTCCCGTTCGTGTCAACAGCGCTGGCTGATCAGCCGGCAGCCACCGCCTCGGCCGCGGCGATCGCCTGGTATTTCGCGCGCAGCCCGACCTTGTCGATCTTCTCGGTCCCGAGCCGGGGCAACGGCTCCTCCGACGTCCAGATCCGCTGCGGCACCTTGAACGCGGCGATATGCGCATAGAGATAGGCGCAGAGCTGCTCCGGCGTCAGTTCCTCGCCGTCGCGATACTTCACCACCGCACCCGGCACCTCGCCGAAACGCTCGTCCGGCAGGCCGAACACCGCCGCCTCGGCGACGGCGGGATTCTGGTAGATCGCCGCCTCGACTTCCTGGCACGAGATATTCTCGCCGCCGCGGATGATGATGTCCTTCTTGCGGTCGACGATGAACAGATAGCCGTCCTCGTCGAGATAGCCGATATCGCCGGTCAGGAAATAGCGGTCGGCGGTGAAGGCAGCGGCGGTCGCCTCGGGCCGGTTCCAATATTCCTTGAAGTTCGCGACCGACCGGATCCCCACTTCGCCCCGCGCACCGGCGGCTACCGGCCGCCCCATCGCATCGAGGATGGCGAGGTCGACCAGCGGCGCAGAGGCGCGGCCGGTCGAATTGGGCTTGGCGAGATAATTGTCGCGCCAGTTGCCGCAACCGATGCCGTTGGTCTCGGTCAGGCCGTAGCCGAGCAGCGGCGCGCCGCCCATTTCCTCCTTGATCCGCCTGACATGCTCGACCGGGCGCGGCGCGCCCCCGGCGGCGAAATCGGTGACGGTGGAGAGATTGTAGTTCGACCGGTTGGGGTGAGTCAGGATCTCGAAGCTCATCAGCGGCACGCCGACGAAATAGGTGATCCCCTCCGCCTCG
This window encodes:
- a CDS encoding OmpA family protein, with the protein product MKASNRVLAVAALAALVTTSACTTDPVTGERRLSKTAIGGIGGALGGYLIGDIVGGRNDRTAKILGAGIGGIAGAGIGAYMDKQEHDLRTRTAGTDVQVIRQGDDLILNIPSGINFAHNSAMVAPQFRRTLDQVGQVLGQYDRTYVDIYGHTDSTGSESYNQDLSERRAESVADYLTTRGVRSARIGIRGFGEMQPIASNETEQGRAANRRVEIKIVPIPESDLR
- a CDS encoding nucleoside deaminase, producing the protein MRAALDAAAKAAAEGEVPVGAAVVLDGRILAVAANAPRALHDPTAHAEMLAIRAAAEAIGGERLSDCDLWVTLEPCAMCAGAIAHARIARLYYGASDPKGGAVEHGPRLFAQPTVHHRPEIYPGIGEGESAALLRDFFAARR
- a CDS encoding bL28 family ribosomal protein, with translation MSRICELTGKGRLVGNNVSHANNKTKRTFLPNLQNVTLMSEALGTSVKLRVSTHGLRSVEHVGGLDNWLVKTSDDKLSLRARRLKRDVRKKLGTVAVAA
- a CDS encoding esterase-like activity of phytase family protein, which translates into the protein MRILQSVLLLLFLIPPWMGEKRLPLLGPVPRFEARRVGLDDANPGLKRVGQLTWLGGVELTSPDPAFGGFSAMAVTGDRFTLLSDGGSIVRFRMDSRGRLSDRSFAELPAGPGTGWSKQDRDSESMTVDPKTGQVWVGFERANEIWRFSRDLRRSEAHAAPRAMAGWPANTGAEAMARLPDGGFIVIGERQPWPGHKGRAAIRFSGDPTLRPDTGFRFSYVPPNRYDPSDMAVLPDGRLLILNRRFALPFTFSTKLTVIDQAAIRPGAVVRGREIATLASPLIHDNFEGLVVTREGKATIVWIVSDDNQLFLQRSLLLKFRLEPESR
- a CDS encoding glycine zipper 2TM domain-containing protein; protein product: MLKKLSLAGAAIAMTATVLIPATPAAAQRYEREYRGDGYDRGYDRGYRDDRGYDDRGYDDRRGYRGYDRNRRNRCNNDGGTVIGAIAGGLLGNTVAGRGDRLLGTVLGAGAGALAGRAIARSDDPRYCRR
- the phbB gene encoding acetoacetyl-CoA reductase, yielding MARVAIVTGGTRGIGEAISLALKDLGMTVAANYAGNDERAREFTERTGIAAYKWDVGDYDACQEGCARVAAELGPVDVVVNNAGITRDGTILKMTYQMWKEVMDTNLGGCFNMAKAVFPGMRERKWGRIVNIGSINGQAGQYGQVNYAAAKSGIHGFTKALAQEGARAGVTVNAIAPGYIDTDMVAAVPADVLEKIVAKIPVGRLGQAHEIARGVAFLCSEEGGFVTGSTLSINGGQHMY
- the hemH gene encoding ferrochelatase yields the protein MTSPAGHPAIPPRRIGVLLVNLGTPDAADAGAVKRYLAEFLSDRRVVEIPPILWQPILRGIILNTRPKKSAHAYAQVWREDGSPLAAITRAQATALRGAFGPGVMVDWAMRYGNPAIAGRLAALKEAGCDRILIAPLYPQYCAATTATANDRAFAALADMRWQPAIRTLPPYHDDPAYIAALKDSVEASLAALDFAPEAIVASFHGMPQRTLELGDPYHCQCRKTARLLGEALGRELIVAFQSRFGRAKWLEPATDRTLEALPGKGVKKVAIVSPGFSADCLETLEELDIRGRESFVAAGGTDFAYLPCLNDSDVGVKMLRILLQRELEGWNLPA
- a CDS encoding molybdopterin-dependent oxidoreductase, whose protein sequence is MAVSDALPNINRRSLLIGGGVGVGLFVAWGVWPRSYAPNLTAAKGETVFGAWLKIGLDGHVTVAVAQAEHGQGVYTTLPQILADELGADWRTVAVQPAPLNPLYANPMAADVLFEGVFDALPAPLRSGHASRTALVLTGGSTSVRAFEDDLRDAGAAARVLLCKAAAKRWKVDWQACGTTGGFVIHGTDRIRFGEIAAEAAGGTLPNPLPLRSGEANRLLGQSLPRLDVPSKVDGSANFAGDVRLPDMVFAAIRQGPVGDTKLISVDRAAAGRIRGVLSVATNDNWVAAIGSNWWAANQALAAMRPRFQTRGAIISSSSIDDALTAALDGPGERMAAEGDLSAAFKGARLVTAEYSAGLAVHAAVETMTATAHYADGRLQLWLPTQAPGLARAAAAAVLGLSEDNVVVYPMLIGGSFGANLEHLAAEQAAILAEKLKRPVQLVWSRSEDMMHDRYRPPAAARMSARLGPNGQILGWLAKIAAPTTGRELAGRLMGGDKAARAALALPAVGDAYAVAGAKPIYRIPAYAIDHHPAEIGVPTGHWRSGAHSYTSFFTECFLDELAHVAGTEPLSFRIGMLGGDARLARCLSTAASLGGWEGGIPGSGQGIACHSFRGSHIAVLAEAHIDEGQVPVVDRIVAAVDCGRQINPDVVRQQIEGGLIFGMAAALGGATTFTENVADARTFGDIALPRLADTPDITVEMIRSEADPGGVGELGVPPIAPAIANALQASTGFRMRSLPLTPGEA